AGGACCGTGCCATTGCCAAAGAGCGTGTGCTGACTGCGTGCCGACTCGCACGAGCCTATGGAGACGCCTACGACGGCTATCTCGAATATGTCGACGACGCGATGGCAGATTATGACATCGACCGCTTCGAGGCGAGCGAGGATACGAAACTCAAACGGCTCCTCTATCCTGAAGACGCCGACGAGTGGTTGATGGCGTCCCGCAGCGACCGACAGGACGCACTTGACGAACTTTCCCCGGGCGGTTGGCGAGTCATCCGCGATGTTCTCGCAGAGTCCACGCCCGTCGACGCGCTCATTCACCGGAATACACGGGATACACTCCGGAAGTACGAGGCAGTCGGTCTCCTCGATACGACCGTTCCGAACCGAAATCCCGAACAACGGAAAATCGAACTCACCGAGGAGGCACGGGCGGTCTACGACCAGATCGACGAGTACACACGTGAATTCTACAAGCGAGCCCAACAGACTGACGAAGCCCAAACACGCGCCATCGGGTTCGTGATGACCACGTACCGGCAGCGACTCACGTCGAGTGTCTATGCGATCAGCCAGAGCCTGAAACACCGGCTTGAGACACTCCGGGCGCAACGAACCGTGCTTGCCGGACGGGAACGCGCTCGTGATCGGGACTATGGTGATGCGGAGCAGGTCGTCCTCGAAACGCTACAAAACGCGGACCTCGACGACGGGGACGTTCTGGATGAACTCGACGCTAGTAGCGACGACTTGGACCTCTCTGAACTCATCCCGAGCGTGACTGAAGAGGGGAAACAGCTTATCGAGGAAGAAATCGAGGCCCTGGAAGCGTTCGTCAACGACTTAGACTTGGTTGATACAGACCCGAAGATTCAGCAGCTGTACAACGACCTCGACGAGCTGGACCGTGCTGGCCACAACCGGGTGATTGTCTTCACGCAGTACGCGGACACAATGGACTTCATCCGGGACAGTCTCGCGGACCTTCTTGGTGCAACAATCGCGACGTACTCTGGTCGTGGCGGCGAGCTGTACGACCCCGATTCTGAAACGTGGGAGCACGTCGGGAAAGAGCGCGTGAAGCGTGAATTCTCACGTGATGATGGGCAGGTCGATATCCTCGTCTGTACCGACTCCGCGAGTGAGGGGCTAAACCTACAGGAGTGTGGGGCGCTCATCAACTACGACCTGCCGTGGAATCCGATGAGGGTTGAACAGCGTATCGGTCGGATTGACCGTATCGGCCAACGATTCGACGAGATTCGCATTCTCAACTACAGCTACGAGGATACGGTTGAGACGGACATCTACGATCGCCTTGACGACCGGATTGGCCTCTTCGAAAACGTCGTCGGTGAGATGCAACCCATACTCTCCGGCGTCAGCCAACAGATTCGAGATGCGACCTTGAACGCCGACAGCGCTGACGACCAGTCTGCGGTCGAATCAGCTGACCGCGAGTTCTCTGAAGAACTCGAAGAACGCGATCAGGGCGACCGCGTCGATGTCGGAGAGTCACTCGAGGACGTCGACGACCTCGTCGCTCAGGATGTCGTCGACGAAGCAAAACTCGATGCGTGGCAGTCCTACAGTCACCCGGATCTCGTCGACGTCGGCGAGGAGGAGTACGAGTATCAACCCCCGTTCGAGACACCGAGTCTTCAGTCAGTGTTGGTCGATAACGACGCCCTTGCCGAGGCCGGTGTCGAATTCACCCCGGTTCACGAGATTGATTTCGAGTACGATGATGGAGACTTCGACTTTGCGGACAGTACATATCGTCTCTCGGTAGGTGACGCACCGATTGAGGTCCCAGCCGGGGATGGGGAACAGACGATTGCACAGGCTATTGCGACTGGTGCTGACGAAGTGGCGGTGACGTTCTCGGCTGTATGTGCTGACGAGTTCCCATCCGTTCAGCATCTTGCACCAGGTCATCCACTTCTAGGACAGCTCCTCACAGTACTGCAGGATGTGAGTAAGGATACGTCGCGACTCCAACAGCGAATCGTAACTCGACCCGACCAAGACCAAGAGCCAGTCGTGTGTGCGTGGGGACGGGACGGCGTGTTCACCCGGATTGCAGGCGATGGGACTGTGACTGAAAATGGACAGATGGATTCCCTTCCGACGTGGTGTGATCAATTCCTCGACAACCGAGAGAAGTCAACAAAGCAGCCACAGTAGCTGGGTAGTTTTGTAAGCATGGACTTCCCAGATGAACCAATAGATGCCAAATACTGCTCTTGAAGCAAATCTCCGCGCTATCGGAGACGGTGCGAGACTGGAACAGTTAGCTGTTGACTTGCTTGGTCGAGAAGGATACGACGTCGTTCAACCGGCGTTAGGGGTCCGGATGGTGGGAGAGATGCACTTTTTGAATGCTCGGGAAAATCTGGCGTGCTCCATTAGCTATCTCTTTGTGGCTCCGATTAGACTCGGACAATATGCCGAAGCCGGATATTGAAGTCCTCGACGACGGCGACGCCTATCCATATTCGTCGCATATCAGCGTAGACGGTACAGAACTCCAGCTGGGCGATCTTCTTCTCGTGTTTGATTCTCCCAATGACAATAGTGTCAGCTTCTTCGAGCGTGTCTATGGGTTCACTTGGCCGGGAATCATCACTCACGTCGTCGATGGGCCGGTTCCTGCTGAGTTTCACAATTTCGAGGACTTTGCTGCGGATCTCGACAGCGGGAAGATCGCGGTCGCCAGCAAACGCGAGCAAACGAGCTTCTTTGTCGACGAAGACACCGTCCGCACTATCACCCTCTACCGATACCAGTACCAGGGCGGGTGGCAGCCGATTGTGATTGATGAGCGACGAAATCCACTTGAGGACACTCCTCTCGCCCAATCTGTAGCTCTTTGCGATGACGGTGAGCAGGTGATCGAAGAACTACTCCTGACAATCTCTCCAGAGGGAGAGCAGGAGTTTGAGCACATCCAAGAGTTCCTTGTGTCTGCTGGCTATCGGTCTGAATTGATCCCAGCTGTTAATGAAGTCCTCGAAAACTGATGAATTCTTTTGGAATCAACAAATGGTCGGGATAGAAACGCTTGCTACCGTAGGCTTAGGCCTAGATGCTGCTGGTGCCCTAATGGTCGTCCTTCCTGAGTTCGAACAATTTCGGGCATACAAAACACCTGAGGATGAAATCCAACAAATCGAACAGGGCCGAGTAACTCTCCTGAGCGAAGGGAAACTGACCTCGGATGATTCTGGATTTGAGGCCGTATGTGAGGCACTCGACGGGCGAGTCGAGGTACATGGCCCAATAAAGGAGATCGTCGTCGTAAGCCTGGAGGACGAGCCCGACGCTGTCGAAGTTCGATATCACACCGATGGGGACGCGATTCACGCTCGCGACGGACGAATTTCTCGAACACTCGTCGATCGATATATCGAACGCCACGTTCACCAGCTTGAACAGCGGGCCCGCGAGTGGTATCTTCGGGCTGGCAGTTCTCTCCTCTTATTCGGCTTCTTGCTCCAGATTGCTGCGTCTCTCTTATGACATCTGCTCTCGATAGACGGCGGAAGGGTGTGCGGTGGCCGGGTTACCGTTCTATTGCTTCTCTGAGTTCACTCCCTGGGGAGCCAAAGATGTTGTCGAACTCCTCAGGTTGGTCCTCTGCAAATGTTCGGAGTTCCTCTCGCGATGTGATCCCGTATTCGAGCGCTAGGTAATCCTTGGTCGCCGCCCCAATTCGAGGGAGTTCGGCGAGATCGTCCTCGTATTCCAGCTGATGCGCTTTCAACCACGCGTGAGACTGTTCAAGGGCTTCCTCGGGGGTTAACGACTCATCAGGTCCCGCTTCGATTGAACGGCCTTTCCGATACCAGGCGTTCCGCTCTGCTTCTGGTGCGTTGCACGCGATTGTAGTACTCCCGTCCGGCGCCGGACTGATGGTAAGGTTGAACCGCCCGGCCGAAACCCATCGAATCCGGTTTGAGGACGCCTCCACGAGGTCCCATCCAGTGAACGAGTCCTTTGGATTCAGTTGCTGTAGCGGGCCTGTATCACCGAATGCACTCCCCGATGAGAAGCCATCGAGATGGTTTGTCGCGATACTGGAGACGACATCGCGGTCCACACCCGTATCTTTGGAGATATCGATCGGATCCGCTGTCCCCAGGAGGTCGTCGACCGTTGTGTATCCTGCGTCAGCAAACGCCACGAGCCGGTCACGATTCAATAGGTCCTCGTGATGCAGCTGGTCATCAATCCCTGCTTCCTTGAGGTGGTGAAGATACTCCTGGGCGACCGA
This genomic interval from Halobacterium zhouii contains the following:
- a CDS encoding helicase-related protein translates to MTNLRDREWQSIYESKPEQGRAHLVKDFYEPALERSQQYDRIAGYFSSTALAAAANGIHALVENDGEMRLIVGTELYESDRPVLETLTDRLEENLEDLDDERLDANLRILARLLREGRIHIKVAYPRSPSHDWEIFHPKVGLFHDSDGNTISFEGSVNETVGGWARNYERFKVHRSWVPEQADYVAGDEETFERLWSDEHPFVEVYDLPEAIEEDIIDWKAPDTESDLQEAIQIANGTAPPTERDKANIIQDGPLSPGGLALAEEASTITPWPHQRVVSDTLVNTYPQSFLLCDEVGLGKTIEAGLTLSRLGLTGELETGLLLVPASLQRQWQEELWEKFNINAVRFDRDTAGDHVFRDVRGRDHYPPSATDLDLTGEREWADSPIWRFLYEQQSTDADASSPLDGPTVVIMSWHTARLDDRWDQVAPLDRVSDRSRNGIPASCRGRDHNTEDRMGVWDAVIVDEAHNARRGSNFYALLEQLRDYTHAYYLLTATPMQLHSGELYDLMQLLDLPGGWDNRDTFMEFFETRDGLSQALNEVLDNPSSESDEAEASWDTQATLDGLEHQDRLPTDRPFSSKVFQHLADELEINEDGQDRAIAKERVLTACRLARAYGDAYDGYLEYVDDAMADYDIDRFEASEDTKLKRLLYPEDADEWLMASRSDRQDALDELSPGGWRVIRDVLAESTPVDALIHRNTRDTLRKYEAVGLLDTTVPNRNPEQRKIELTEEARAVYDQIDEYTREFYKRAQQTDEAQTRAIGFVMTTYRQRLTSSVYAISQSLKHRLETLRAQRTVLAGRERARDRDYGDAEQVVLETLQNADLDDGDVLDELDASSDDLDLSELIPSVTEEGKQLIEEEIEALEAFVNDLDLVDTDPKIQQLYNDLDELDRAGHNRVIVFTQYADTMDFIRDSLADLLGATIATYSGRGGELYDPDSETWEHVGKERVKREFSRDDGQVDILVCTDSASEGLNLQECGALINYDLPWNPMRVEQRIGRIDRIGQRFDEIRILNYSYEDTVETDIYDRLDDRIGLFENVVGEMQPILSGVSQQIRDATLNADSADDQSAVESADREFSEELEERDQGDRVDVGESLEDVDDLVAQDVVDEAKLDAWQSYSHPDLVDVGEEEYEYQPPFETPSLQSVLVDNDALAEAGVEFTPVHEIDFEYDDGDFDFADSTYRLSVGDAPIEVPAGDGEQTIAQAIATGADEVAVTFSAVCADEFPSVQHLAPGHPLLGQLLTVLQDVSKDTSRLQQRIVTRPDQDQEPVVCAWGRDGVFTRIAGDGTVTENGQMDSLPTWCDQFLDNREKSTKQPQ